A window of Apium graveolens cultivar Ventura chromosome 8, ASM990537v1, whole genome shotgun sequence contains these coding sequences:
- the LOC141678055 gene encoding octanoyltransferase LIP2p, chloroplastic-like has protein sequence MITNPSFVIHPPQISSRKSTPSIHFSNFNSSQAIPIAYDSKRRCDVFDMHNELVPYAKAWTWQKSIVEERKKLVDKNEDLCDSVIILQHPSVYTLGIGSSEDHLKGIKNFYRTDRGGEVTYHGPGQLVMYPILNLRYHTMDLHWYLRALEEVVIRVLSSCFTIKAARHEGLTGVWFGDQKVAAIGVRASKWITHHGVSVNVTADLTPFDRIVPCGIQDRQVGSIKELLRQPLSFEECGKLHFTDDQLVNATYESLMKEFSEVFQVQLCMKPRPYYTENNISRLTV, from the exons ATGATCACAAACCCCAGTTTTGTGATACACCCACCTCaaatttcttcaagaaaatcaaCCCCTTCAATCCATTTTTCAAATTTCAATTCATCCCAAGCAATTCCCATAGCCTATGACTCAAAAAGGAG GTGTGATGTGTTTGATATGCACAATGAGCTAGTTCCTTATGCCAAGGCTTGGACTTGGCAAAAATCAATTGTGgaagaaagaaaaaaattggTTGATAAGAATGAAGATTTATGTGATAGTGTTATTATTTTGCAACATCCATCTGTTTATACATTGGGAATAGGTAGTTCTGAGGATCATTTAAAAGGAATCAAGAACTTTTATCGAACTGATCGTGGTGGTGAAGTTACTTATCATGGTCCAGGACAG CTAGTCATGTATCCTATTCTTAATCTTCGTTACCACACTATGGATCTTCATTGGTATCTTAGAGCTCTTGAGGAGGTGGTGATTCGTGTTCTGTCGTCGTGTTTTACTATAAAGGCTGCCAGGCACGAGGGTCTGACTGGGGTATGGTTTG GGGATCAAAAAGTTGCGGCCATTGGCGTACGTGCATCCAAATGGATAACACATCACGGAGTATCAGTAAATGTAACAGCAGATCTTACACCCTTTGATCGGATTGTACCATGTGGGATACAAGACCGTCAAGTTGGCAGCATAAAGGAGTTGCTGCGTCAGCCTCTGTCCTTTGAAGAATGCGGAAAATTACATTTCACCGATGATCAACTGGTTAATGCCACTTATGAATCATTGATGAAGGAGTTTTCTGAAGTCTTTCAAGTACAACTCTGCATGAAACCCAGACCCTATTATACAGAGAATAATATATCACGACTGACCGTGTAG